TCGGTTCTCACCCTCGGCGGTGACCACACCATCGCACTGCCGATCCTGCGTTCGCTCGCGCGCGACCACGGGCCGATAGCAGTGCTGCACTTCGATGCTCACCTCGACACGTGGGACACGTACTTCGGTGCGCCCTACACACACGGGACACCGTTCCGACGAGCCAGCGAGGAAGGGCTCATCGACCTCGAACGCTCGCAGCACATCGGCATCCGCGGCCCGCTCTACAGTGAGCAGGACCTCGAGGACGACCGGGTGCTGGGCTTCCAGGTGATCCGTTCCGACGACTACGAGGTCGACGGCGTGGCCAGCATCGTCGAGCGGATGCGTCGTCGCCTCGACGGTGGCCCGGTCTACGTCTCGGTCGACATCGACGTACTCGACCCAGCACACGCTCCGGGCACCGGCACTCCCGAAGCCGGGGGAATGACCTCTCGCGAACTGTTGAACACGCTGCGTGGACTTGTCGGACTGAACGTCGTCGGTGCCGACATCGTCGAGGTCGCGCCCGCGTACGACCACGCCGAGATCACCGGAATCGCCGCGGCTCACGTGGCCTACGAACTGCTCTCGGTGCTGGCCCTCAACCGATAGAACGTCACCGACGCGGCAGCACCAGGATCGGTACCGGTGAGTGACGAATGATCTTCGTTGCCCGCGAACCGAGGAACACCCGAGCGATGGGCCCCAACGGTCCGGACGATCCGATGGTCAGTACTTCGCCGTCCTGCCAGTGCAGTTCGTCGAGGGCTTCGCGCCAACTCCCGGCCGTGGCCAACTCGGTCGTCACCTGTTCGGCCGGAAGTCCCACCGCAACAGCGTCGTCCACCGCCGCAGTGAGTGCCTCGCTCAGCCCTCGGGCGAGCTCGGCGGCAACATCGTCCTCGGCTCGCAGTCCGACCTCGGGTGGGTACATCGTTGCCCCGCGGACGACGAACGACGCCAATCGCAGTGGAATGCCGGCATCCCTGGCCAGTTCCGCGGTGGGTCCCACCACACGCGAGGCCTCGCTGTCACCGGAGAACGCGCAGGTGATCCGCGTCAGCGTCGCACGTTCACGCATGCGATAGCCACGCGGAGCGAGCGCTACCGTCACCGGCGAGGAGTGCAGGAGCTTGTCCGCGGTCGACCCGACGACAACTTGCCCGAGCGCCCCGTCCCCCGAGGAACCGAGTACCAGAACCGACGCCGAAAGGTTCTGTGCCGCTTCGGTCAACGCCGTCGATACCGAGCGGTGTGCCAGACGATGGAACGATGCTGAGATGTCGGGGGCCCGGTCCTCCAGGTAGTGGCGCGCCTTCGATTCCGACTCGGCTGCCGTCACCGCCGCCCAATCCGCGAACTCGGCATCGACGCGTGCCATCGACGGCGTGGACCACGGCTTGGGCACCACCGTCGCAACGTCGATGTCGGTA
The nucleotide sequence above comes from Rhodococcoides fascians A25f. Encoded proteins:
- the speB gene encoding agmatinase, translating into MNPSNPEHPPIGPVDATKVPRFAEPTTFARLPRLDEVSRADVTILGVPFDSGVSYRPGARFGPGHIRAASKLLRPYNPALKVSPFARQQVADFGDIGVNPFDITEALTTVHDAVTDLRADGSSVLTLGGDHTIALPILRSLARDHGPIAVLHFDAHLDTWDTYFGAPYTHGTPFRRASEEGLIDLERSQHIGIRGPLYSEQDLEDDRVLGFQVIRSDDYEVDGVASIVERMRRRLDGGPVYVSVDIDVLDPAHAPGTGTPEAGGMTSRELLNTLRGLVGLNVVGADIVEVAPAYDHAEITGIAAAHVAYELLSVLALNR
- a CDS encoding universal stress protein, coding for MSVLIAFAPGKGSVGALDLGAQLARSSGTDIDVATVVPKPWSTPSMARVDAEFADWAAVTAAESESKARHYLEDRAPDISASFHRLAHRSVSTALTEAAQNLSASVLVLGSSGDGALGQVVVGSTADKLLHSSPVTVALAPRGYRMRERATLTRITCAFSGDSEASRVVGPTAELARDAGIPLRLASFVVRGATMYPPEVGLRAEDDVAAELARGLSEALTAAVDDAVAVGLPAEQVTTELATAGSWREALDELHWQDGEVLTIGSSGPLGPIARVFLGSRATKIIRHSPVPILVLPRR